In a genomic window of Sporosarcina trichiuri:
- the tatC gene encoding twin-arginine translocase subunit TatC — protein sequence MGEQHNLTIVEHIEEIRKRLITIVVFFAVAVIGGFLLAKPLIKFLKTNGPAADLSLNAFNVIDPIAIYLKVVVFIGIIIILPIIMYQFWAFVSPGLLETERKVTLSYIPFAFVLFLAGISFSYFVLLPYVVKFMFTLSQDLGITQTIGINQYFSFLFQILLPFGFVFQLPVVLLFLSRLGFLNPNVLTKFRKIAYFVLFVIAAFITPPDIVSHLFVTVPLFLLYEVSILIARVGYRKFLKAEKLRQQEEEEAERARLFAEAKAEQQRQIEEVQSRMNNNE from the coding sequence ATGGGAGAACAACACAACCTTACCATTGTTGAACATATAGAAGAAATCCGAAAACGACTGATTACGATCGTCGTTTTCTTTGCAGTTGCGGTCATCGGAGGATTCCTGCTGGCGAAACCGCTCATCAAGTTCCTCAAGACGAACGGGCCGGCAGCTGACCTGTCGCTGAATGCGTTCAACGTCATCGACCCGATTGCGATCTACTTGAAAGTCGTCGTGTTCATCGGCATCATCATTATCCTGCCGATCATCATGTACCAGTTCTGGGCGTTCGTTTCGCCCGGCCTGCTGGAAACGGAACGCAAGGTGACACTCAGTTACATTCCGTTCGCTTTCGTCCTGTTCCTGGCAGGAATTTCGTTTTCGTATTTTGTCCTCCTGCCGTATGTCGTGAAGTTCATGTTCACGCTGTCGCAGGATCTCGGCATCACCCAGACGATCGGCATCAACCAGTACTTCTCGTTCCTGTTCCAGATCCTGCTGCCGTTCGGCTTCGTATTCCAGCTGCCGGTCGTGCTGCTGTTCCTCTCCCGGCTTGGGTTCCTGAATCCGAACGTACTGACGAAATTCCGGAAGATCGCCTATTTCGTCCTGTTCGTCATCGCGGCATTCATCACACCGCCGGATATCGTCTCCCATTTGTTCGTGACAGTTCCGCTGTTCCTGCTCTATGAGGTCAGTATCCTGATCGCCCGTGTCGGCTACAGGAAGTTCCTGAAAGCTGAGAAACTCCGGCAGCAGGAAGAGGAAGAAGCAGAGCGGGCGCGCTTGTTCGCAGAGGCGAAAGCCGAACAGCAGCGGCAGATCGAAGAAGTTCAGTCACGTATGAATAACAACGAGTAA
- a CDS encoding CPBP family intramembrane glutamic endopeptidase translates to MTGKKPQPWILYLTILFLYIAMQFASLPVSKGLIQLFGKQGFSTEHAAFQGVAWGLFTVNILAILAFFLVIRTDKNFWTVFKAKKASVWMSMVWGVFGFFLALGGQMLAGAIEKVIGIENGSDNTMRLTEVSAVAPIMIVCIVLFAPILEEIVFRRVVFGGIYTKTNFWIAAIASALIFAAVHNEFQHILVYLMPGLVFSYVYYRTGRIWSSMISHLLMNSFVMVVTLNMDKILELQKLKEAVITLIGHLG, encoded by the coding sequence TTGACTGGTAAAAAACCGCAGCCATGGATACTCTATCTGACTATCCTCTTCCTCTATATCGCCATGCAATTTGCGTCCCTGCCCGTTTCAAAAGGGCTGATCCAGCTGTTCGGCAAGCAGGGGTTCAGCACGGAGCACGCCGCATTCCAAGGTGTCGCCTGGGGACTGTTCACAGTCAACATCCTGGCCATCCTGGCGTTCTTCTTAGTCATCCGGACAGACAAAAACTTCTGGACCGTTTTCAAAGCGAAGAAAGCGTCGGTCTGGATGTCAATGGTCTGGGGCGTGTTCGGCTTTTTCCTGGCACTCGGCGGGCAGATGCTCGCAGGTGCGATTGAAAAAGTGATCGGCATCGAGAATGGGTCCGACAATACGATGCGTCTGACAGAAGTGTCGGCGGTTGCGCCGATTATGATCGTCTGCATCGTCCTGTTCGCACCGATACTGGAGGAGATCGTTTTCCGCCGTGTCGTATTCGGCGGAATCTACACGAAGACGAACTTTTGGATCGCCGCCATCGCAAGCGCACTCATTTTCGCGGCTGTCCATAACGAATTCCAGCATATCCTTGTCTATCTCATGCCCGGGCTCGTCTTCTCCTATGTCTATTATCGGACGGGGCGCATCTGGTCATCGATGATATCCCATCTGCTGATGAACAGCTTCGTGATGGTCGTCACCCTGAACATGGATAAGATCCTGGAACTGCAGAAACTGAAAGAGGCTGTCATCACACTGATTGGACATCTCGGATAG
- the groES gene encoding co-chaperone GroES has translation MLKPLGDRIVIELIEVEEKTSSGIVLPDSAKEKPQEGKVIAVGTGRILDNGQRVEPEVKEGDRIIFSKYAGTEVKYEGNEYLILRESDILATI, from the coding sequence TTGTTGAAACCATTAGGTGATCGTATTGTAATTGAACTGATCGAAGTGGAAGAGAAAACGTCAAGCGGCATCGTGCTGCCGGATTCCGCAAAAGAGAAGCCGCAGGAAGGGAAAGTCATTGCTGTCGGTACAGGACGCATTCTCGACAATGGCCAGCGTGTTGAGCCGGAAGTCAAAGAAGGCGACCGCATCATCTTCTCAAAATATGCAGGCACTGAAGTGAAATATGAAGGCAATGAATACTTGATCTTGCGCGAAAGCGATATACTGGCAACAATCTGA
- the groL gene encoding chaperonin GroEL (60 kDa chaperone family; promotes refolding of misfolded polypeptides especially under stressful conditions; forms two stacked rings of heptamers to form a barrel-shaped 14mer; ends can be capped by GroES; misfolded proteins enter the barrel where they are refolded when GroES binds) yields MAKEIKFNEDARSAMLRGVDTLADAVKVTLGPKGRNVVLQKSFGSPLITNDGVTIAKEIELEDAFENMGAQLVSEVASKTNEIAGDGTTTATVLAQAMIREGLKNVTAGANPVGIRKGIESAVATAVTELKDISDEIESKQEIAQVAAISSGDEEVGNLIAEAMERVGNDGVITLEESKGFTTELDVVEGMQFDRGYASAYMATDTDKMEAVLDNPYILITDKKITNIQEILPVLEQVVQQGKPLLMIAEDVEGEALATLVVNKIRGTFNAVAVKAPGFGDRRKAMLEDIAILTGGEVITEDLGLDLKSADISQLGRAAKVVVTKDNTTIVEGAGEADNIAGRVGQIRSQLEETTSDFDKEKLQERLAKLAGGVAVIKVGAATETELKERKLRIEDALNSTRAAVEEGIVSGGGTALVNVYKKVEALLENAEGDVATGIKIVLRALEEPVRQIATNAGLEGSIVVDRLKREDVGIGFNAANGEWVNMIQAGIVDPTKVTRSALQNAASVAAMFLSTEAVVANLPEPAGAGMPDMGGMGGMGGMM; encoded by the coding sequence ATGGCTAAAGAAATCAAATTCAATGAAGATGCACGCAGCGCAATGCTCCGCGGTGTCGATACATTGGCGGACGCTGTAAAAGTGACACTCGGACCAAAAGGACGCAACGTCGTCCTCCAGAAGAGTTTCGGGTCACCGCTCATTACAAATGATGGTGTTACGATTGCAAAAGAGATCGAACTGGAAGACGCTTTCGAAAACATGGGTGCGCAGCTCGTCTCCGAAGTCGCTTCGAAAACGAACGAAATTGCAGGGGACGGCACGACAACAGCGACAGTCCTGGCACAGGCGATGATCCGCGAAGGATTGAAAAACGTCACGGCGGGCGCGAACCCTGTCGGTATCCGCAAAGGGATTGAAAGTGCAGTCGCGACAGCTGTCACTGAACTGAAAGACATTTCCGATGAAATCGAGAGCAAGCAGGAGATCGCACAAGTTGCGGCTATTTCCTCTGGCGACGAAGAAGTCGGCAATCTGATCGCTGAAGCGATGGAGCGTGTCGGCAACGACGGCGTCATCACTCTGGAAGAGTCCAAAGGCTTCACGACAGAGCTTGATGTCGTGGAAGGTATGCAGTTCGACCGCGGCTATGCATCAGCCTACATGGCGACGGATACGGACAAGATGGAAGCGGTCCTCGACAATCCGTACATCCTGATCACGGACAAGAAGATCACCAACATCCAGGAGATCCTTCCTGTACTTGAGCAGGTCGTCCAGCAGGGCAAGCCATTGCTCATGATCGCGGAAGACGTGGAAGGCGAAGCACTTGCAACCCTCGTCGTCAACAAGATCCGCGGCACGTTCAACGCAGTCGCTGTCAAAGCACCTGGCTTCGGCGACCGCCGGAAAGCGATGCTTGAGGATATCGCCATCCTGACAGGCGGCGAAGTGATCACGGAAGACCTCGGTCTCGACCTGAAGTCTGCGGACATCTCCCAGCTCGGCCGTGCAGCGAAAGTCGTCGTCACAAAAGACAATACGACAATCGTTGAAGGCGCTGGTGAAGCGGACAACATTGCAGGCCGCGTCGGCCAGATCCGTTCACAGCTGGAAGAAACGACTTCCGACTTCGACAAAGAGAAGCTGCAGGAACGTCTCGCGAAACTTGCAGGCGGCGTCGCAGTCATCAAAGTCGGCGCAGCAACGGAGACTGAGTTGAAAGAACGCAAGCTCCGCATCGAAGACGCCCTCAACTCCACGCGTGCAGCTGTGGAAGAAGGCATTGTCTCAGGCGGCGGTACTGCGCTCGTCAACGTTTATAAGAAAGTGGAAGCCCTTCTTGAGAATGCGGAAGGCGACGTCGCTACGGGCATCAAGATCGTTCTCCGTGCACTCGAGGAGCCTGTACGCCAGATCGCAACGAACGCAGGTCTCGAAGGCTCGATTGTCGTCGATCGCCTGAAGCGCGAAGACGTCGGCATCGGCTTCAACGCAGCGAACGGTGAGTGGGTCAACATGATCCAGGCCGGCATCGTCGATCCGACGAAGGTAACACGTTCCGCTCTCCAGAACGCGGCATCCGTTGCAGCTATGTTCCTGTCGACGGAAGCAGTCGTTGCAAACCTCCCGGAGCCAGCAGGCGCAGGTATGCCTGACATGGGCGGAATGGGCGGAATGGGCGGCATGATGTAA